From the Streptobacillus ratti genome, the window TTAATAGTTTATCTTTAATATTACTAATATCATTTTTAGCTTTTTCAAAATTTTCAATATCATATATAGCTATCTGCCCAATAATCAATCTATCTATTATTTTTGCTTTAAATCCTCCACTTTTTTTAATTATCTTAGCTGCATTACATGCTGCTGCTATTACCGAGGGTTCTTCTATAGCAAAAGGTATAACATATTCTTTACCATTAATTAAAAAATTAGTAGCTATACCAAAAGGTATTCCATACACACCTATTTGATTTTCTATAAATTTATCTGCCATTTCATTACTTAATACCATGGAATTATTTAATAAATTAAATGTATCTTCACTAATATTTCCATTTTCTTTAAGTAATTTTATTCTTTCTTCTCTACTTTTTTTATAGCTATTTTTCCACATAATTTCTCACTTCATATATTCTTTTATGATTTGATATTTCTTTTAAGTAAGCATCATCATCTATATTTCCTAAATCTATACTTCCTGTTTCATCTAAATTAATATCTTCAAAAAATATATCTTCATATTCTTTAACAGAATATCTCTTTCTACTATTTATTTTGTATTCTATATTTTCTTTATTTAAACTTTCCTTATATTTTTCAGCTAAAGTTACAGAGAAAAATTCAGCAACAGCTCCTGAGCCATAACTAAACATTCCTATTTTATCTCCAGGTTTAATATTTTTAGAATTAAGTATTAAAGAAAGCATAGATAAGTATAGAGAACCTGTATAAATATTACCTATCCTTTTGTTATATATAACACTTGCTTCAAATTCTTTCAATAATTTTTCATCATTTGTTATACTATTTAACCCTTTATATGCCATTTTAGTATATGGAACATGTAAACATATAGCCCTGAAATCAACATCATTTAAACGACTATACTCACTATATGCTTTTTTAAGTAATTCTAAATATTTTTCAACTGAAAATTTACCATCTACTAATGCGTATTTTGAATAAGTTGGTCTCCAAAAATCCATAATATCTTCACTACAAGAAATCTCATCATTATTAAATATTACTATACTTGGATTACTAGATACTAACATAGCTATTGCACCTGCACCTTGAGTTACTTCTCCTCCTGTATTCTTACCATATTTTGCTATATCTGCTGCTATTACAAGAACCTTAGAATTAGGATTTATTGCAATATGTGCCTTAGCATAATCAAGTCCTGCTGTAGCTCCAAAACATGCTTGTTTTATTTCTATGCACTTACAATAATCATTAATTCCTAAGTAGTTTTTAATATATATACTAGCAGCCTTAGATTCATCTATAGAAGATTCAGTTCCAAATATGACTAAATCTATATCTTTTTTATCCTTTTCTGTCAAAATATCTCTTGATGCTTTTATTGCAAGAGTAACTATATCTTGATTTTTAGAAGTAAATGACATTTCAAGTTGTCCTATACCTTTAACAAATTTATCTACATCTACA encodes:
- a CDS encoding hydroxymethylglutaryl-CoA synthase yields the protein MKIGIDKIGVEFSDKYLDIKDLAIARNVDVDKFVKGIGQLEMSFTSKNQDIVTLAIKASRDILTEKDKKDIDLVIFGTESSIDESKAASIYIKNYLGINDYCKCIEIKQACFGATAGLDYAKAHIAINPNSKVLVIAADIAKYGKNTGGEVTQGAGAIAMLVSSNPSIVIFNNDEISCSEDIMDFWRPTYSKYALVDGKFSVEKYLELLKKAYSEYSRLNDVDFRAICLHVPYTKMAYKGLNSITNDEKLLKEFEASVIYNKRIGNIYTGSLYLSMLSLILNSKNIKPGDKIGMFSYGSGAVAEFFSVTLAEKYKESLNKENIEYKINSRKRYSVKEYEDIFFEDINLDETGSIDLGNIDDDAYLKEISNHKRIYEVRNYVEK